A window of Mesomycoplasma lagogenitalium contains these coding sequences:
- a CDS encoding 16S rRNA (uracil(1498)-N(3))-methyltransferase, with the protein MMRFFAQKREGNYFILSKETLAHIKVARVEKENFICIYNEKFYECVLHNDLALIIKEIEENHEFQGEVAIACAIINTKRFEWMIQKATELGATRLIPLLTERVEQKLGEDLIKKVERWNEIAKNAAEQSFRNKPMQVDFPVKFEKVFENFYKFRYIAHEKVEYKINNTFFPQDSIFLIGPEGGFTDKEVQLALDNDYQLISLGKRILRSETAPLFILSRIEE; encoded by the coding sequence ATGATGAGATTTTTTGCTCAAAAACGCGAAGGAAACTATTTTATATTAAGTAAAGAAACTCTTGCACATATAAAAGTTGCAAGAGTGGAAAAGGAAAATTTTATTTGTATTTATAATGAAAAATTTTATGAATGTGTCTTACATAATGATTTAGCACTAATTATTAAAGAAATTGAAGAAAACCACGAATTTCAAGGCGAAGTAGCAATTGCTTGCGCCATTATTAATACAAAAAGATTTGAATGAATGATACAAAAAGCTACCGAATTAGGAGCTACTAGATTAATTCCACTTTTAACTGAAAGAGTTGAACAAAAATTGGGTGAAGATTTAATAAAAAAAGTTGAAAGATGAAATGAAATAGCAAAAAATGCTGCTGAACAATCTTTTAGAAATAAACCAATGCAAGTTGATTTTCCAGTAAAATTTGAAAAAGTTTTTGAAAACTTTTATAAGTTCAGGTATATTGCTCATGAAAAAGTTGAATATAAAATTAATAATACTTTTTTTCCTCAAGATTCAATATTTTTAATAGGACCAGAAGGTGGTTTTACTGATAAAGAAGTTCAACTAGCATTAGATAATGACTATCAATTAATTTCTTTAGGAAAAAGAATTTTAAGATCAGAAACAGCACCGCTTTTTATTTTATCTAGAATTGAAGAATAA
- a CDS encoding LemA family protein, producing the protein MSNLFNNREYNNPKGLEPAVDNLEKSPNCSVATKVIFWIFGTLLLFAGPIYYLVKRNKFLRIQNEINEAASGIDTQLAKRADTLIKLVDQVKSFKNFEKEILTDVTKMRSLMGQSGLSNAQELQSLSNSVLGRLIAVSENYPELKSNQLYYELMNQTSYLEREIAASRRLYNSKVTAFNSEIFVWPANIVSSDMKLSTLPLFQASEIQRQDVSMKDL; encoded by the coding sequence ATGTCAAATTTATTTAATAACAGAGAATATAATAATCCAAAGGGATTAGAACCTGCTGTAGATAATTTAGAAAAAAGTCCAAATTGCAGTGTTGCTACAAAAGTAATATTTTGAATTTTTGGTACACTTTTATTATTTGCAGGACCAATTTATTATTTAGTAAAAAGAAATAAGTTTTTAAGAATTCAAAACGAAATTAACGAAGCAGCTTCAGGAATTGATACACAACTTGCAAAGCGTGCTGATACTTTAATTAAACTAGTTGACCAAGTTAAATCATTTAAAAATTTTGAAAAAGAAATTTTAACTGATGTTACAAAAATGAGATCACTAATGGGGCAATCCGGATTATCAAATGCCCAAGAGCTTCAATCGCTTTCAAATAGTGTTTTAGGAAGATTGATCGCAGTTTCTGAAAATTATCCAGAATTAAAATCCAATCAACTTTATTATGAATTAATGAATCAAACTTCATATTTAGAAAGAGAAATTGCAGCTTCTAGAAGATTATACAACTCAAAAGTTACTGCATTTAATTCTGAAATTTTTGTTTGACCAGCAAATATTGTTTCTTCAGATATGAAATTATCAACATTACCACTATTTCAAGCATCAGAAATTCAAAGACAAGATGTATCAATGAAGGATTTATAA
- the prfA gene encoding peptide chain release factor 1, whose translation MENSMYKSLMTIKEKYQELNDKLLDSNLMQDIKKYTQINKEISSIKPIVEAFNEYQILENNLKDAKLLLNEKDEEIVLMAKLEITNAEEKMPILEKQLIVLLLPKDENDDKNVIMEIRGAAGGDEANIFAGDLFKMYSKWADLNNMSVKVLDSTFANSGGFTQIVFSVSGLNAYSKLKYESGVHRVQRVPETETQGRVHTSTATVTVMPEADEDVDIEINQSDLRIDTFRSSGAGGQSVNTTDSAVRITHIPTGVIATSQDGRSQIANRELAMKILKTRLYELEIRKKQETESEFRKLAGSGARSEKIRTYNYPQDRITDHRIAFSTSLKTAIAGQLNPIIDALLAEEQAEKIQNAGL comes from the coding sequence ATGGAAAATTCAATGTACAAATCTTTAATGACAATAAAGGAAAAGTATCAAGAACTTAATGACAAATTATTAGATTCTAATTTAATGCAAGATATAAAAAAGTACACACAAATTAATAAAGAAATTTCTTCAATTAAACCGATAGTTGAAGCTTTTAATGAATATCAAATATTAGAAAACAATTTAAAAGATGCTAAATTATTATTAAATGAAAAAGATGAAGAAATTGTTTTAATGGCAAAATTAGAAATTACTAATGCAGAAGAAAAAATGCCTATTTTAGAAAAACAATTAATTGTTTTATTATTACCTAAAGACGAAAATGATGATAAAAATGTCATTATGGAAATTAGAGGTGCAGCCGGTGGAGATGAGGCTAATATTTTCGCTGGCGATCTTTTTAAAATGTATTCCAAATGAGCTGATTTAAATAATATGAGTGTTAAAGTTTTAGATTCAACTTTTGCTAATTCTGGAGGATTTACACAAATAGTTTTTTCAGTTAGTGGACTAAATGCCTATTCAAAATTGAAATATGAATCAGGTGTTCATAGAGTGCAAAGAGTTCCTGAAACAGAAACTCAAGGAAGGGTACATACATCAACTGCAACTGTTACTGTTATGCCTGAAGCTGATGAGGATGTTGATATTGAAATTAATCAAAGTGATTTAAGAATTGATACATTCCGTTCTTCAGGTGCCGGAGGTCAGTCAGTTAATACAACAGACTCAGCAGTTAGAATTACTCATATACCAACAGGAGTTATCGCTACTTCGCAAGACGGAAGAAGCCAAATTGCTAATCGTGAACTAGCGATGAAAATTTTAAAAACTAGACTTTACGAACTAGAAATTAGAAAAAAACAAGAAACTGAAAGTGAGTTTAGAAAATTAGCGGGCTCAGGTGCTAGAAGCGAAAAAATCAGAACATATAATTACCCACAAGATAGAATCACTGATCATCGAATTGCCTTTTCAACTTCATTAAAAACCGCCATTGCCGGACAATTAAATCCAATTATTGATGCTCTTTTAGCTGAAGAACAAGCGGAAAAAATTCAAAATGCAGGATTATAA
- a CDS encoding peptide chain release factor N(5)-glutamine methyltransferase, whose product MQDYNIRKKLLLKEKLRHNLPLKIGELEKEKLKSDMPIQLIVGFIEMQNVKILLKDNKLLIPRYETEEVIIESFNYINKHSKVLDLCCGTGFIGIAIAKNVNCQVSMVDIDENAIYSSVENAKINNVDKNTDIYLSDLFSSVPKTEQFDLIISNPPYIPENIVLDSSVLNWENHQALFAKEKGNYFYRLILENAKSFLKPKGYLIFEISDWNVNFLKKYPNIDLKIKKDINNKNRIAIIQYKK is encoded by the coding sequence ATGCAGGATTATAACATTAGAAAAAAATTGCTTTTAAAAGAAAAATTAAGACATAATTTGCCTTTAAAAATCGGTGAATTAGAAAAAGAAAAATTAAAATCAGATATGCCAATTCAATTAATTGTAGGATTTATTGAAATGCAAAATGTTAAAATTTTACTTAAAGATAATAAATTATTAATTCCTAGATATGAAACCGAGGAAGTAATAATCGAAAGTTTTAATTATATAAATAAACATAGTAAAGTTCTAGATTTATGTTGTGGTACCGGATTTATCGGCATTGCAATAGCAAAAAATGTTAATTGTCAAGTATCGATGGTCGATATAGATGAAAATGCAATTTATTCCAGTGTTGAAAATGCAAAAATTAATAATGTTGATAAAAATACAGATATTTATTTATCTGATTTGTTTTCATCAGTTCCAAAAACTGAACAATTTGATTTAATCATCTCTAATCCACCATACATTCCAGAAAACATTGTTTTAGATAGTTCCGTTTTAAATTGAGAAAATCATCAAGCTCTTTTTGCTAAAGAAAAGGGCAATTATTTTTATCGTCTAATTTTAGAAAATGCTAAATCATTTTTAAAACCAAAGGGATATTTAATATTTGAAATTTCAGATTGAAATGTAAATTTTTTAAAAAAATATCCAAATATTGATTTGAAAATTAAAAAAGATATTAATAATAAAAATCGTATTGCAATTATTCAATATAAAAAATAA